Proteins encoded within one genomic window of Heptranchias perlo isolate sHepPer1 chromosome 35, sHepPer1.hap1, whole genome shotgun sequence:
- the LOC137301986 gene encoding probable G-protein coupled receptor 139 — MSLSFMIKLQILWALYDIQLIYYPILAAFGVPVNVVTIVILSRGKCGLSKCVTRYLVAMAAADLLVVIFDLILRQVPIIYWEKFRFLWYVGLCNIHAVLLYAVTDCSVWFTVTFTFDRFVAICCQKLKTKYCTEKTAAVVLGTVTVLSGLKNIFWYFLYRNEYWLNNSPWFCRVTPEVSRSLAWAVIELMHYIFTPFIPFLLIVLLNVLTVRHILVASRARRRIRGPSSGESSSDPEMENRRKSIVVLFVISGNFILLWVVFMVCSILRRLDYLGYPVPLPTFLREIGFMLQLLSCCTNTFVYAVTQRKFREELRNGVKYPLAMMVKLIR, encoded by the exons ATGTCTCTTAGTTTTATGATCAAGCTCCAGATTCTATGGGCGCTTTATGATATACAATTGATTTACTACCCCATCCTGGCTGCGTTCGGTGTCCCGG TTAAcgtggtgacgattgtgatcctgtctcggggaaagtgcggtctctccaaatgtgtcactcgctacctggtggcgatggcagCGGCAGATCTACTGGTTGTTATCTTCGATCTGATATTAAGGCAGGTTCCGATTATTTATTGGGAAAAATTTAGATTTCTGTGGTACGTTGgactgtgtaatatccacgccgtcctgctttatgcagtcacggactgttctgtttggttcacggtcactttcacctttgatcgatttgtggccatttgttgccagaagctgaaaactaaatattgcaccgagaagacggcggctgtggttctcggaacagtgactgtgctgagcggCTTGAAGAATATTTTCTGGTATTTTCTGTATAGAAATGAGTATTGGCTTAATAACAGTCCCTGGTTTTGCCGCGTGACACCCGAAGTATCTCGTTCGCTGGCCTGGGCTGTCATTGAATTGATGCATTATATTTTCACGCCATTTATTCCATTTCTTTTGATTGTACTGCTCAATGTATTAACGGTCAGACACATTttggtggccagcagagcccgcaggagaatcCGGGGTCCGAGCAGTGGGGAGagttccagtgacccagagatggagaaccgaaggaaatccatcgttgtactgtttgttatatcagggaatttcatcctgttatgggtgGTGTTCATGGTGTGTTCTATATTGAGGCGGTTGGATTATTTGGGATATCCTGTTCCCCTGCCCACATTTCTGCGAGAAATCggcttcatgctccagctcctgagttgctgcacgaacacttttgtttatgcaGTGACTCAGAGGaagttcagagaggagttgaggaaTGGAGTGAAATATCCCCTCGCAATGATGGTCAAATTAATTAGATGA